The Leptospiraceae bacterium DNA window CAATTGAGTTAAATAGAGCGAATGCGCTATTCTCATGATTATTTTGAATTCGGTTAATTACCCCATCTAGTAGCAGTGGATCATCAAGCATGCAAATTTGCGAAACCAAAATATCTTTTATATCCTGATTCATAGACTTTTTATCTATGATCGCTTCAAGTTCTTTCTTAGTTTTACGAAGTGCTTTTAAAAACCTTGCGACTTCTAGTTTTACTTTTCTTTCTTCAATATGGGTTTGAAGTATGATGTGGTTACTTGAAATAATCTTGAGTGCTTTGCCATAGAACTTACCGTACGAAGCAGGAATTCCTCTGTAAACTGTTGTTTTATTCGTTGGCATAATACGTTTGGTAAACCATACTAATAACCAAAAATATTTCCATTCTTATTTGCAGTTTTTAATTTTAAAATGGAACTTCTTGCAAAGACTAGTGTTTTTGAACAAACTCTGAAATTTCTAGTTCGAAAGGACTTTGCGATCCTTACTTATATAGCATTTCTTCACGGTATCACTCCTGAGGTTCACGCCCATCACTCCCGTTCCCCAACCAATCGAACTACATTAAGAACTGCTACTGACCGAGATATCCCCTGTTGCCAAGTTAAGATCGCAATTCCACAGGATGTGATTTTTCATAGCTTGGCTTACGGTGAACAAAATTAAAAGGTAAACTTTACTTTTATTCAGATATTTATGAATAAAAGTAAATTTAGATTACTTGCTTACGCTTCTTGGGCGAAGGCAGATACTTTATTATTTCGAAAATCGTGTATACGCTTACTTTTGAATTTTGAAACTTCATCACCGGTAATTCTACTCATGATTAGTTTTCCCATTGATACATCGAGCGCATGTCCTGCTTTTGAAGCTAGAATATGTCCAATAATAGGTCGGCCAACGATTGATAAGTCTCCAATTAAGTCGAGAACTTTGTGGCGAATGCATTCATTCTCAAAACGAAGGCTTTCATTTAAGTATCCATCTTCGGATAAAACGATAGCGTTGTCGAGAGAGCCACCTAAAGCCAATCCTCGCGCCTGCAAAGCTTCTACATCACGTAAGAATCCAAATGTTCTTGCAGGGAGAATTTCGCTCGAAAGGATTTTCTCATCTAAGTCCATAGTAATACTTTGCCCTCTTAAAAGAGGATGATTAAAATGAATATTATAGGTTACTTTTAGAGTTTCAGAAGGGAGGATTACAATGTATTTATCACCGTCGACTACCCATACAGGAGTTGTGATACGAATTGGATCAACTACATCGGTGAATTCAGTGACACCGATAGAATCAATTGCTTCTAAGAAAGGTCTAGAAGATCCATCCATAATTGGAATTTCGCTAGAGTCAATTTCCATAATTAAATCTGTGATTCCGCGAGTGAATAAAGCTGCCATTAGATGTTCCACAGTTTGCACAATACGAAATCCATCGCCCAAAGTGACTGCATTGCTTGTATCAACAACATAATTCAAACTGACTGGTATAATTGATTTTTTATTCCTGACATTACAAATGAAAATAAGTCCTGTGTGAGCCTCTGCTGGAATCAATTTCAGGCTAACTTTCTTTCCAGAATGTAACCCTATTCCACTGATTGTAATTTGACTCTTTAATGTTTTTCTAAAAATTTTGCTGTCCATCTCTCTTGTTCCTTACTAAACATAGTATGCAATCCCTGTGCCAAGAAATCTGACATTAAAGTAGTGAATTTATTGAGTTCTGAGCGCTTTTGAAGGCATAATTTTGCTATTCAAGGTTTGAAACTGTATCAAATTAGCAACACTGTATCATCTAAACAACAGGTTATAAAACAAAAGGATTACAGGAAAAAAACAAAAAGGTTTAGAGAAAATTGAGTAAGTCGCGAATAGAATTTAATTTTATGCTGTAGCTTTCGATTTCTCCGTTATCCGCATGTCCATATTCACAGAATGCAAAAGGGCTTTCTCCGTCGACTGCCGCGTCCAAATCAGATTTTCGATCTCCAATCATGAGCGCATTTTCACCTAGAAGCTTATATCTTTCTATATAAGCTTTCAAAATATCGCCTTTCGACTGAAAGTCCTTATAATCAATAACAACAAGCTCTTCAAAAAATGACTCCAATTCATATGCATGAAGTATTGCATTAATGTAGGGAGCACGCCCATTAGATGCGATACAAAGAGTATATTTGCGCTCAAATAGTTCCTGAATTGTCTCCCGAACGCCTGAGTAAAGAGTGCCTTTCTTTTGGAATATCTTTTCACGTAACAAAGTTAAAACGCTATCTGAAATAGAATCTCTATCTTCCTCATTCAATTGCGGTAGGAGATTTCTAAAAATCTGTTTTACAGGAAGTCCGACCTGCTCAATTATTTTTTCTTTGCTAGGAATTGGGATGTGACGACCAGAAGACTGAGCAAATCTTTGAATGGATTCTATATAAGTATCCAATATAATGTTTTCAGACGAAAATAATGTTCCGTCCACATCAAACGCTAGTATCTTGATTTTTTCTTTTTGAAATGGATACATTTGAATACCAATTTACTTTGAAAGGAAATGAGTTAACTCTACCGCTATTTTGTTAATTGCAAAATCCATATAGCCTGGATCTTCTATCTTGCGTTTATAAAGTTCGTATTTATTTTGCAGATTT harbors:
- a CDS encoding UDP-3-O-acyl-N-acetylglucosamine deacetylase, with product MDSKIFRKTLKSQITISGIGLHSGKKVSLKLIPAEAHTGLIFICNVRNKKSIIPVSLNYVVDTSNAVTLGDGFRIVQTVEHLMAALFTRGITDLIMEIDSSEIPIMDGSSRPFLEAIDSIGVTEFTDVVDPIRITTPVWVVDGDKYIVILPSETLKVTYNIHFNHPLLRGQSITMDLDEKILSSEILPARTFGFLRDVEALQARGLALGGSLDNAIVLSEDGYLNESLRFENECIRHKVLDLIGDLSIVGRPIIGHILASKAGHALDVSMGKLIMSRITGDEVSKFKSKRIHDFRNNKVSAFAQEA
- a CDS encoding HAD family hydrolase, coding for MYPFQKEKIKILAFDVDGTLFSSENIILDTYIESIQRFAQSSGRHIPIPSKEKIIEQVGLPVKQIFRNLLPQLNEEDRDSISDSVLTLLREKIFQKKGTLYSGVRETIQELFERKYTLCIASNGRAPYINAILHAYELESFFEELVVIDYKDFQSKGDILKAYIERYKLLGENALMIGDRKSDLDAAVDGESPFAFCEYGHADNGEIESYSIKLNSIRDLLNFL